From Pseudoalteromonas rubra, one genomic window encodes:
- the leuB gene encoding 3-isopropylmalate dehydrogenase yields MSQSNYQIAVLAGDGIGPEVMAAAELVLDKVSEVFGIGLQRQHHAIGGAAIDEYGVALPDTTLAACEASDAILFGSVGGPKWEHLPPQEQPERASLLPLRKHFGLFCNLRPAQLLPALSAASPLRADISQQGFDILCVRELTGGIYFGDKGREGSGAEEAAFDTQRYSRQEIERIARFAFEAARLRSNRVTSVDKANVLASSVLWREVVCDVSKDYPDVELEHIYIDNAAMQLVKQPGQFDVLLCDNLFGDILSDECAMITGSMGLLPSASLNQSGFGLYEPAGGSAPDIAGKGIANPIAQILSAALMLRYSLAQDEAARRIEKAVAEAVAAGVGTPDIYPQGGYTTLDVAHAIVERI; encoded by the coding sequence ATGAGTCAATCAAATTATCAGATAGCAGTATTAGCCGGTGATGGCATTGGACCTGAGGTGATGGCTGCCGCTGAGCTGGTGCTCGATAAAGTCAGTGAAGTATTCGGTATTGGCTTACAGCGCCAACATCATGCGATTGGTGGAGCAGCGATTGATGAATACGGCGTTGCGTTGCCGGATACAACTTTGGCAGCCTGCGAAGCATCAGATGCGATTTTGTTTGGTTCAGTTGGCGGGCCAAAGTGGGAACATTTACCACCACAGGAGCAGCCGGAGCGGGCTTCTTTGCTGCCGCTGAGAAAGCACTTCGGGCTGTTTTGTAATCTGCGCCCGGCGCAATTATTGCCGGCGCTGAGCGCTGCCTCTCCGTTACGGGCTGATATCAGTCAGCAGGGCTTTGATATTCTGTGTGTGCGTGAATTAACTGGTGGCATTTATTTTGGCGATAAAGGCCGCGAAGGCAGTGGCGCAGAGGAAGCGGCGTTTGATACCCAACGTTACAGTCGTCAGGAAATCGAACGCATTGCTCGTTTTGCCTTCGAAGCAGCCCGGCTGAGAAGCAATCGTGTCACATCGGTGGATAAAGCCAATGTATTAGCGTCGAGTGTTTTATGGCGTGAAGTGGTGTGCGACGTCAGCAAAGACTATCCGGATGTTGAGCTGGAACATATATATATTGATAACGCGGCAATGCAACTGGTGAAGCAACCCGGCCAGTTCGATGTGCTTTTATGTGACAACTTATTTGGCGATATTCTGTCCGATGAATGTGCCATGATCACGGGTTCCATGGGCTTGCTACCGTCAGCTAGCCTGAATCAATCCGGGTTTGGTTTGTATGAACCTGCGGGCGGATCGGCGCCAGATATTGCCGGAAAAGGCATTGCTAACCCCATAGCGCAGATCCTCAGTGCAGCCCTGATGTTGCGTTACTCGCTGGCACAGGATGAAGCGGCAAGGCGCATAGAAAAGGCCGTCGCCGAAGCCGTTGCAGCTGGCGTGGGGACTCCGGATATCTATCCACAAGGGGGCTACACGACGTTGGATGTGGCTCATGCAATTGTCGAGCGGATCTAA
- the leuA gene encoding 2-isopropylmalate synthase — MQDKVWIFDTTLRDGEQALKASLTEEDKILLAHTISRLNVDVMEVGFPVSSPADFRAVQRIAREISGPSICGLARAVSKDIEACGEALRPAQKSRIHTFIATSPLHLEHKLRMSLDDATEMAVKSIKLARNYTDDVEFSCEDASRTPYDDLCRIVERAIDAGASTINLPDTVGYVTPDEYAAMIHHIRHNVPNIDKARLSVHCHNDLGLAVANSIAAVQAGARQIECTINGIGERAGNCSLEEAAMILKMREDHLQVSCDVRSEEIYRASRQVAKICNMPVQPNKAIVGENAFAHSSGIHQDGVLKAQNTYEIMSPETVGVPNNQLNMTSRSGRHVIEHRLSELGYQQSDYDMDSLYDSFLALADQKGTVYDYDLEAMIHFNQITDKDDFYQLQFVNASSNSQSIASATVGIAMGEQLKQEAATGNGPVEAAFLALERITGKAIDIVEYNLDATGQGASSLGQVDMIAKYDGRQYHGTGLAADVVEASVHAMIHVYNLIHRAAKVSSLKQQRKAG; from the coding sequence ATGCAAGATAAGGTTTGGATATTCGACACGACATTAAGAGATGGAGAGCAGGCGCTTAAAGCCAGTCTGACGGAAGAAGATAAAATTCTGCTCGCGCATACCATTAGTCGTTTAAATGTAGATGTGATGGAAGTTGGGTTCCCGGTCTCAAGCCCGGCTGACTTTCGTGCTGTACAACGGATCGCAAGAGAAATTAGTGGGCCAAGCATTTGCGGTTTGGCACGTGCAGTTAGTAAAGACATTGAAGCCTGTGGTGAGGCACTGAGGCCGGCACAGAAGAGCCGTATCCATACATTTATTGCGACCAGTCCGCTACACCTGGAACATAAGCTCAGAATGTCGCTGGATGATGCGACCGAGATGGCGGTGAAATCAATTAAGCTGGCACGTAATTACACCGATGATGTTGAGTTTTCGTGTGAAGATGCCAGTCGCACCCCTTATGACGATTTATGTCGCATTGTAGAGCGAGCAATTGATGCCGGTGCCAGCACCATTAACTTGCCCGATACAGTGGGCTATGTGACGCCTGATGAGTATGCGGCAATGATCCATCATATTCGACACAACGTCCCGAATATCGATAAAGCGCGTCTGAGCGTGCATTGTCACAACGATCTCGGCCTGGCCGTCGCAAACTCTATCGCAGCGGTTCAGGCTGGTGCGAGACAAATCGAATGTACCATTAATGGCATTGGTGAGCGTGCGGGTAACTGCTCATTAGAAGAAGCGGCCATGATCTTAAAAATGCGCGAAGACCACTTGCAAGTGAGTTGTGACGTTCGAAGCGAAGAAATTTATCGCGCATCACGCCAGGTTGCCAAAATTTGTAATATGCCGGTACAGCCGAACAAAGCCATTGTTGGCGAAAACGCCTTTGCGCACAGCTCCGGGATCCACCAGGATGGGGTACTAAAGGCACAAAATACCTACGAAATTATGTCACCTGAAACTGTCGGCGTCCCGAATAATCAGCTAAATATGACGTCACGCTCTGGCCGTCATGTGATTGAACATCGATTGAGCGAATTGGGTTATCAGCAATCTGACTACGACATGGACTCTCTCTACGACAGCTTTCTGGCTTTGGCAGATCAAAAGGGCACAGTATATGACTATGACCTGGAAGCTATGATCCACTTCAATCAGATCACTGATAAAGACGACTTTTACCAGTTGCAATTTGTCAATGCGTCATCGAACTCTCAATCGATCGCCAGCGCAACCGTAGGGATTGCGATGGGTGAACAGCTCAAACAGGAAGCTGCCACGGGTAACGGTCCGGTGGAAGCGGCATTTCTGGCTCTTGAGCGTATTACCGGAAAGGCAATTGATATTGTTGAGTACAACCTGGATGCAACCGGTCAGGGGGCAAGCTCACTGGGGCAGGTCGATATGATAGCCAAATATGATGGTCGCCAGTACCACGGTACCGGGCTGGCTGCCGATGTGGTGGAAGCCTCTGTGCACGCCATGATCCACGTTTATAACTTAATTCACCGAGCCGCCAAGGTCTCGAGTTTGAAACAACAAAGGAAAGCAGGATGA